ATTACACCTGGAAtggatctccaggcatgctgtggtttataGGGATGCTTCGACCATCGGCTGGGGTGCCACATACAATGGGCACTCCATGTCGGGGGTATGGATAGGCTCCTGTTTGCACTGGtatatcaattgcctagagttgttagtaGTCCACCTTGCCTTTAACCATCTCAAAGGGCGCTTATGAGACAAGCACGTGCTGGTTGGAATGGACAACACAGTGACCATTGTGTACATCAACCGCAAAATGGTCTTTGCTCCCGTTGGATTgtcgcaactcgcccgccacctccacTCTTTCCAGAAATTAATTTACGCTGGATTAACATCTGTTGATTTAAAAGTAGTTTATAAGGAATGTCTGTGAAGAGCTTCCGTCTAAAGTGAGATTGCTCATTTTGAAAGATAATCACGCTGTCCAATTTAATATGTCTGTCTTTAATAAATCTGTATACACTTGTTTAACTGACTTTTAACATGTAGTTCAGTTGTGAGGACGGTCATGGTTCAAAAGAGACATTCACAGGCAAGAATAATCAAGAATCTGGAAGGTCTGAACATGGTTTATCTTATCTAACCTCATTAATAAATGACTTTTGGACTGGCTGCTCTTCAATTAGAACCACATTCAGTGGTTCTGCAATGTTAATTACAGATTCGCTCTTTCGGTGATGCTAAGATACTGCCTGTTCTTTCCTGCATCCTTGGTAACTATTCAGAGCACCTTTGGTATgaatacagcatatatatatatataatattttttatttttttttttatggagagatttaaaataaagtgtgtgtttCTGGGTTTCCTCAAAGGTACTGCAATGCAGATGCTAAAACAGCTTGAAAGTTTTAACTTGTCATGGAACAAGTGTGTGGGGGAAAATCTGAAGCAATTTCTGGAGCCTTTGTCACCTGATTGCAAACTACAGGAACTCAGACTGAGCAGCTGTAATTTAACCACTGAAGATGTGCTACAGCTAGGTCAGTTCTGGTCAAAGGATGCTCAGTTAATTACATTAATGCTGGAATACATGACACCAGTACTTTAAACATCCATCTGATGACACTTTTGCAAACTGTTGTAATCTTGCAGAATCCGCTTGCCAGCGTGGAGTTCTGTCCCATCTAAAACAGCTGGATTTGTCTTATAATGGCAGTGTTGGGGATGGTGGTTGGATGGCTCTTTTTGGAAAGGCTGCTGCTCTAAAGGGACTGGAGGAGCTGGATGTCAGCCTGCGACCTTCTgcgtctctctctgtttctccctGGCTGCCCGCCTTGTTGGAGGCCCTTCCGCATCTCTCGTCCCTCACCCATCTGTCTCTGCAGCACTGGGCTCTGAGTTCAGCTGAGAGAGAGAAGCTGGAAAAAATACTTTGCAAGAAGAATGTCATTCTGGAGTGTGACAAGCTGGCCACGGCCAGGCCGAAGGCAGCAGGTTAATGAGAAGCATTTCATCCACTTCGAAAGTTACTGAAGCTTCAAAGATGTTACTGACAATGTGTTGATTGAAAAGCATTCAACAAATACGTACTTTCCTTTgacccattttctttttttaaacatgtttttattttattttatatcacacaactgatcataaaaaaagaagatgttttattatcaatttttattatcaaaagttACTTAGATCTGCATGAAGattcatacattttcatttgttgGTTGAATATAGCTTCAAGTGTTGATTGTTTGCACTACAGTAGAGATTATTCTTGTTGGACAAGTATTTggatttacactttattttattcatttgcttcttttaca
The nucleotide sequence above comes from Carassius auratus strain Wakin unplaced genomic scaffold, ASM336829v1 scaf_tig00003219, whole genome shotgun sequence. Encoded proteins:
- the LOC113070168 gene encoding leucine-rich repeat-containing protein 31-like, with protein sequence MQMLKQLESFNLSWNKCVGENLKQFLEPLSPDCKLQELRLSSCNLTTEDVLQLESACQRGVLSHLKQLDLSYNGSVGDGGWMALFGKAAALKGLEELDVSLRPSASLSVSPWLPALLEALPHLSSLTHLSLQHWALSSAEREKLEKILCKKNVILECDKLATARPKAAG